One window of Bacillus sp. THAF10 genomic DNA carries:
- a CDS encoding 2-oxoacid:ferredoxin oxidoreductase subunit beta yields the protein MATFKDFRNNVKPNWCPGCGDFSVQAAIQRAAANVGLDPENLAVVSGIGCSGRISGYINSYGFHGIHGRSLPIAQGVKMANKDLTVIASGGDGDGFAIGLGHTIHAIRRNIDVTYIVMDNQIYGLTKGQTSPRSEVGFKTKSTPQGSIESSLSVMEMALTAGATFVAQSFSTDLKDLTALIEQGINHKGFSLINVFSPCVTYNKVNTYDWFKENLTKLADIEGYDPHNKVSAMQTLMEHNGLVTGLIYQNKEQPSYQELIPNFSQEPLAKANLELDEEQFNQLVKEFM from the coding sequence ATGGCAACGTTTAAAGATTTTCGTAATAATGTAAAACCAAACTGGTGTCCTGGCTGTGGTGACTTTTCCGTACAAGCAGCCATTCAGCGTGCAGCTGCTAATGTAGGATTGGACCCTGAGAATCTTGCAGTGGTTTCGGGAATCGGATGTTCAGGTCGTATTTCTGGTTACATTAATTCCTATGGATTTCACGGAATTCATGGTCGTTCCCTTCCAATTGCGCAAGGTGTGAAAATGGCCAATAAAGACCTTACAGTAATCGCATCTGGTGGAGACGGAGATGGATTCGCCATCGGACTAGGACATACCATTCATGCGATTCGCCGTAATATTGATGTTACCTATATCGTCATGGATAACCAAATTTACGGTTTAACAAAAGGTCAAACATCCCCTCGAAGTGAGGTTGGTTTTAAAACAAAATCAACACCACAGGGATCCATTGAATCTTCTTTATCTGTGATGGAAATGGCTTTAACAGCTGGTGCAACCTTTGTTGCACAAAGTTTCTCAACAGACTTAAAAGATCTAACAGCATTGATAGAACAAGGCATTAATCATAAAGGATTTTCCCTCATCAACGTGTTCAGCCCATGTGTGACTTATAACAAAGTCAACACATACGATTGGTTTAAAGAGAACCTGACAAAGCTAGCTGACATTGAAGGGTATGACCCTCATAATAAGGTATCCGCTATGCAAACGTTGATGGAGCATAATGGACTTGTGACAGGGCTGATTTACCAAAATAAAGAACAGCCTTCCTATCAAGAACTTATACCAAACTTCAGTCAAGAACCATTAGCGAAAGCTAACCTAGAACTTGATGAAGAACAATTCAATCAGCTCGTAAAAGAGTTTATGTAA